In the genome of Mesosutterella faecium, the window GTCCGTGGCCGCCGTGAGCGACTGGAGGCCTGCCAGCGCGGCAGCCGAGAAGCTTCGCAAGACGGACGCGGCCCCGGAAATCAGGCTGGTTGAAAATCCGGACATTCTGGCCGAGGTGGGCGCCCTGAGCCCTGAGTTCCGCCCCTACACGATCGGCTTTGCCGCCGAGACGAGCAGGCTCGAGGAGCGGGCGCGCAGAAAGCTCGAGGTGAAAAAGGCCGACGCGATCGTCGGCAACCGCTTCGACCTCGCCGCCGGCTCGGAGCGCAACACGATTCTTTATGTCACCCGCGAAGGCGCCGAGAGCTTCGGCCCGGCGGGCAAGGACGAGGTGGCCCGGTTCATTCTGCGCCGGGCGGCCGGCGCGCTCGGGCGCTAGAGAGCCCCCCTTTTGGCCTCCCCCGCCGCAGGCGGGGGAGTAGGATGAAGGCGTCGGGCAGCCCCCCCTCAATCGAAGTGAGAAGCGAATGAACGATCCCTTTGGACTTGAACCGCCCCATGGCGATTACGTGGCTTACCTGCAGGCGCTGCAGGCCGGCCGCATCAGAAACCTGGACCCGCTGCAGATCGCGGGCTCCCAGGGCTCGCCGTCCCCGGCTGCGCCGCGGCGGCATCGCTCCGCGCTCGAGGAGCTCGCCCGGATCTCGCTGCCGGGCGGAGCCCCGGAGAGCGGCCCCGCCCCGGGCGGCCCGGCACTGCCGGAGTCACCCCAGGAGAAAATGCGGCGCCGCGCCCGCAGCGCGGGCCGCAGCCAGGCGATGGCCGCTTTCGGCGGCCTCACGGCCTTCATCGGCTTCACGCTCTTTGCGATCGGCGGCGCGCTCGACCGCGAGGAGCTCGTGCTGCTCGGCATGGCGGTCGCCTTCCTCGGCTTCCTGGGCGCGGTGAAAAGCAAGAACTGAGCGCCACCTCCTCTTTAAAACCTACTTTTTCCCTTTCTTCACAGCATGCAGATCGACCTTCGAATTCTTGACCCGCGCATCCGCGCCTGCCTGCCCCGCCCCGCCACGAGCGGCAGCGCGGGCGTTGACCTCCGGGCGCTGCTCGAGCGGCCCCTCACGCTCGAGCCCGGGCAGACCGAGCTGGTCCGCACGGGGCTTGCCATCCACATCGCCGACCCCCGCTACGCGGCCCTTGTGCTGCCGCGCTCGGGCCTCGGGCACAAGCACGGCATCGTGCTGGGCAATCTCGTGGGACTGATCGACTCGGACTACCAGGGCGAGCTCATGATCTCGGCCTGGAACCGGAGCCATGCGGCCTTCACGATCGAGCCTTTCGAGCGGCTCGCGCAGCTCGTGATCGTCCCTGTGGTCCAACCGGAGTTCCGCGTGGTCGACAGCTTCGAAAAAAGCAGCAGGGGCGAAGGGGGATTCGGCTCCACGGGCCTGTCCTGAAGCCCCCCGCCCTCCGCCCTTCGCCCTTAAGCGCGGAGGGCTTTTTTCGCGCGCGCGGCGGGCGCGGCCCCGCCCTCCTGGGGGAAGCGCAGCGTCACCTCTCCGCCCTGGAACCCGACGGTGACGCAGCCGCCCTTCTGCAGGCGCCCGAACAGCAACTCGTCGGCCAGCGGCCGCTCGACCCTGTCCTGCACCAGCCGGCGCATGGGCCTCGCGCCCATCCGGGGATCGACCCCTTTTTCCGCAAGGAAGGCTCTGAGCGCCGGGGTGAAGACGGCGCGCACCTTTTTCGCGGCAAGCCTTTCGGAGAGCTCCGCAAGGAGCTTGTCCACGATTTTCGCGATGAGCTCCCCGCCGAGAGGATCGAACCTCACGATCGCGTCGAGCCTGTTGCGGAACTCGGGCGGGAAGATGCGGTTGATCTCCGCCGTGTCGTCGCCCGCGCCGCCCGCCTCGCCGAATCCGATGACGTTTCTCGAGACAAGCCTCGCCCCGGCGTTCGAGGTCATGATGAGGATGACATTGCGGAAGTCCGCGTGCCGCCCGTTGTTGTCGGTGAGGGAGCCGTGGTCCATCACCTGCAGCAGGACGTTGAAGATGTCGGGATGCGCCTTTTCGATTTCATCGAGCAGCACCACCGCGTAGGGCTGCTTTGCCACCGCGTCCGTGAGCAGTCCTCCCTGCTCGAAGCCCACGTAGCCCGGGGGCGCCCCGATCAGGCGGCTCACCGAGTGGGGCTCCGCGTATTCGCTCATGTCAAAGCGGATGAGCTCCACGCCGAGAGCGCGGGCGAGCTGCCGGGCGAGTTCGGTTTTTCCGACGCCCGTGGGGCCGGTGAACAGGAAGCTGCCCACGGGGCGGTCGTGGCCTCCCAGCCCGGACCTTGAGAGGCGGATCGCGCTCACGACCGCGTCGACCGCCTCGTCCTGCCCGTAGATCGCGCTGCGGATCGACTCGCCCAGGCTCTTCAGGCGGCCGGCCTCGCCCGCGCTTACCGCGTCCACCGGCACGCGGGCCATGGCGGAAACGGTGGCCGCGATCTCCCCGGGGCCGATCACGGTGGGCTTGTCCCCCGGGGCGAGGAGCCGCTGCGCGGCCCCCGCTTCATCGATGACGTCAATCGCCTTGTCGGGAAGCCGCCGGTCGCTGATGTAGCGCTGCGAGAGCTTCACCGCGGCCCGAAGCGCCTCCTCGCTGTAGGCGATCCCGTGGAACTTCTCGAATCGGCCCCTGAGCCCTTTAAGGATCTCGAAGGTCTCCTCCTCGCTCGGCTCCTTCACGTCCACCTTCTGGAAGCGGCGCGAGAAGGCGTGGTCCTTTTCGAAAATGCGCCGGTACTCGTCGTAGGTGGTGGCGCCGATGCACGACAGGCTGCCGTCGGAGAGCGCGGGCTTGAAGAGATCGGCCGCGTCGAGGGATTGCGAATTCGAGCTCGAGCCCGCCCCGATCACGCTGTGGATTTCGTCTATGAACAGGATCGTCTCAGGATGCGCCTTCACCTCGTCAAGGAGGGCCTTGATCCTCGCCTCGAAGTCCCCGCGGTACTTGGTGCCCGCAACGAGCCCGCCCAGGCTGAGCGAGCGCACGACGCGGTTCCGGAGCACGCAGGGCACCCGGCCCGAGGCGATCCTCTCGGCCAGGCCCTCGGCCAGGGCCGTCTTGCCGACCCCCGCCTCGCCCACGAGCAGCGGGTTGTTCTTTCTGCGCCGGCAGAGGATCTGGATCATCCGGCAGATTTCCTCCTCCCGGCCGACCAGCGGATCAAGACCCCCTTTCTCCGCCTTCTCATTGAGGTTGACGGTAAAGGACTCGAGGGCGCTGCGGCGCCTGGGAGGCCGCTGCGCGCCGCGGCAGGGAGACGCGCCGGCCTCGGCTTCATCAGCGGCATCGGCCCCGGCTTCGTCCTCCTCCTCTTCCTCCCCGTCTCCGGGGCAGGGGCTGTCCGGGCTGCCGGCAAAACCGTTACGGCACAGCCACTCCGTCACCCGGAGCTTCGTCACCCCCTGCTCGGTGAGGAAGCTGACCGCCCAGCTCTCCGGCTCGTCGAAAATCGCGACCAGGAGGTCTTCGCCGTGCAGCAGGACGTCGGCCCGCTCGGACTGCTGCACATGCATCATGGCGCCCTCCACCACGCGCTGAAAGCCCACCGAGGGCTGGGGCTCGTCCTCCGGCCCCGTCAGCTTCGGCACCTGGGTGCGGACGAACTCGTCGAGCTCGCAGCGCAGCCGCGCGATGTCGCAGCCGCAGGCGCCCAGCACCCTGCAAACACCGTCGTTCGAGAGCAGTTCGCGCAGCAGGGCCTCGACCGTGATCAGCCGGCATTTTTCGGACGAGGCGGCTATAAAGATGTTCTGGAAATTCTTTTCAAGCTGCTTGTCTATCATTTTCCGCCCTGTATCTTGACTTCGCAGCGAAGGGGGAATCCCGCCGCGCGGGCCTTGTCCATCGTCTCCGCGGCCAGGCTCTCCGCGATGTCCAGCGGATAGACGCCCGCGAGCCCCCGGCCCTCGCGGTGCACCTTCATCATGATGGCCTCGGCCTCCTCGAGGCTGCGGCCGAACACCGAACGCAGCACCTTCACCACAAAATCCATGGTCGTGTAGTCGTCGTTCAGGAGAAAGACGCACCAGGGGCGCGGCCTCCAGAGCTGCGTCTTTTTGTCGGCAAGCGCGAGGCAGCCGCAGTCGGTCTCTTCTTCTCTGTCTTTCTTGCTCATCTGGAATCGGTTGCTGAGGCTTCAGGTCTCTATATTGATTTCGTCTTCCTCCATTCTGCTAAAAAAAACGCCGGGGCGTGAGCCTTTTGCCCGGCCGCGGTCCGCCAAAAAGCGGGAATCCCTGACGAAAGATATTTTTTTATTAGTTAAATCCCTCTTCCCTTGTGCAACTTTTCTTCAGTTGGCGTATTGTCTGATTTCGTGCGGTAAGCTTGATGGGCAGTACTCTGTAATCACGCTCGCTGCTCATACCCTTCGGGCTTTTCCGCGGGTAAGTTTGCGCCGTTCGTCCCGTATGGTCGGGCAACCGGGCGGTTTTTGCTTCAGATGGAGAATTATCAAATGGCTACTGGTACCGTGAAGTGGTTTAATGACGCCAAGGGTTACGGCTTCATTACCCCGGATGAAAAGGGTGAAGATCTCTTCGCTCATTTCTCCGCGATCAAGATGGACGGCTTCAAGTCCCTGAAGGAAGGCCAGCGCGTCACGTTCGACGTGGTTGAAGGGCCGAAGGGCAAGCAGGCCGCCAACATCACCCCGGCCGAATAAGCTGCTTCAGGTCTCGGATCCGCCCGTTTCTTTCAGAAGAAAGGGGCGGATTTTTTATGCTCGGAATTTTCCTCCGGTGCCTCGCCGCCGCAGCGGCCCTGGGGCTGTCTGCCGGGAGCGCCCCGGCGGCGGAAACCGTCCGGCTTGAGGCGGCCGGGTCGGTCCTTGAGGCCGAAGTCGCCCGCTCGCGCGCCCAGCTCGAGCGCGGCCTCATGGGCCGGCCCGCCCTGCCCGAGGGCCGCGCGATGCTGTTTGTCTTCCCTCACCCCTCGGGATGGTGCATGTGGATGAAGGACACCCCCGCGCCGCTTTCCATCGCCTTCGTGTCGGAAGACGGGCGCGTCATCAGCGTGGAGCCGATGCAGCCCTTCTCGACCCGCCTGCACTGTCCGCCCGAGCCCGCCGCCTACGGCATCGAGGCGCCGGCGGGCAGTCTGGAAAAGCGGGGGCTGAGGCCCGGGGTGCGCGTGCAGGGGCTGCCGCGCTAGGAACCGGGTTCCCCCCGCCCGTTCCCGGTCATCATCCGCAGCCCTTCGCCCAGCCGCACGCCGTCCACCGTCGCCCAGGCCTCGCCGTCGCGGAAAATCAGCCTGATTTTTCCGCCTGCCTTCAGCGACGCGGCGCTTTTCACGGCGCCGCCTTCCGAAACCACCACGGCAAAGCCCCGGCCCAGCACTTTCAGGAAATCCATGGCGAGGAAGCGGGCCTCCAGGGCCTCGAAGCGGCGCCGCCGCTGCTCAAAGCCGCCGCTGAGCCTCAGCCGCAGCCGGGCCTCGGCCTGCGTAAGGCGCGCCTGCCGCCCGGCGGTGCGCGGCTTCACCCGCGCGAGCCTCAGCTCGAGCCCCTGCAGCCTCTCGGCGCGATCCGCAGCAATGCTCCGGCCGCAGACGAGCAGCCTCCCCCTGAGCCGCTCGAGCCCCTGGGCCCGGGCAGAGGCCTGGTCCTTCAGGCCCCTGCCTGCCGCGTTCCGAAGCTCCGAGAGCCTCAGGGCCTCGGACTGCAGGCGCTCGGACGCGATCGAGCGGGCCCGCTCGGCGAGCCACTCGAGCCGCTCGCGGCGCTGGCGCAGGTAAAAGCCGGGCGGGCGCAGCCTCGCCGAGGCCCCGTCCAGCCTCTGGTAGCGGACATTGAGTCCGTTTTCGGCGGCGGCGCGCAGCCTTGAGGCGAGCTGCCGCAGCTGCCCGGAGAGCACGCCGGCGTCCGCCGCGCACCGCTCGGCGGCGGCCGTGGGCGTGGCCGCCCGGAGATCGGCCGCGAGGTCGGCAAGCGTCGTGTCCACCTCGTGCCCGATGCCGGTCACCACGGGGATCGGACAAGAGCGCACGGCGCGGGCCACCTCCTCGGTGTTGAAGCA includes:
- the xseA gene encoding exodeoxyribonuclease VII large subunit produces the protein MADFFDADFFGADAAGSSRGRRPADEAPGLSGAAGGPRPAAQPVLTVTAVCRSWSASLQRNFPPAWVGGEIASFMRAASGHCYFELKDASAQLRCVMFRGSAAGLAFRPQPGDRVEVYGAPSIYAARGNLQLQVTRMRRAGLGELYEQFLRLRERLAREGLFEASLKRPLPFMPATIGIVSSLAAAGLRDVLKTLERRASYASIILYPAAVQGRGASAEIVQALGEAGRRREADVLLLVRGGGSFEDLACFNTEEVARAVRSCPIPVVTGIGHEVDTTLADLAADLRAATPTAAAERCAADAGVLSGQLRQLASRLRAAAENGLNVRYQRLDGASARLRPPGFYLRQRRERLEWLAERARSIASERLQSEALRLSELRNAAGRGLKDQASARAQGLERLRGRLLVCGRSIAADRAERLQGLELRLARVKPRTAGRQARLTQAEARLRLRLSGGFEQRRRRFEALEARFLAMDFLKVLGRGFAVVVSEGGAVKSAASLKAGGKIRLIFRDGEAWATVDGVRLGEGLRMMTGNGRGEPGS
- a CDS encoding ATP-dependent Clp protease adaptor ClpS; the encoded protein is MSKKDREEETDCGCLALADKKTQLWRPRPWCVFLLNDDYTTMDFVVKVLRSVFGRSLEEAEAIMMKVHREGRGLAGVYPLDIAESLAAETMDKARAAGFPLRCEVKIQGGK
- a CDS encoding DUF192 domain-containing protein, which encodes MLGIFLRCLAAAAALGLSAGSAPAAETVRLEAAGSVLEAEVARSRAQLERGLMGRPALPEGRAMLFVFPHPSGWCMWMKDTPAPLSIAFVSEDGRVISVEPMQPFSTRLHCPPEPAAYGIEAPAGSLEKRGLRPGVRVQGLPR
- the dut gene encoding dUTP diphosphatase, producing MQIDLRILDPRIRACLPRPATSGSAGVDLRALLERPLTLEPGQTELVRTGLAIHIADPRYAALVLPRSGLGHKHGIVLGNLVGLIDSDYQGELMISAWNRSHAAFTIEPFERLAQLVIVPVVQPEFRVVDSFEKSSRGEGGFGSTGLS
- a CDS encoding AAA family ATPase, which codes for MIDKQLEKNFQNIFIAASSEKCRLITVEALLRELLSNDGVCRVLGACGCDIARLRCELDEFVRTQVPKLTGPEDEPQPSVGFQRVVEGAMMHVQQSERADVLLHGEDLLVAIFDEPESWAVSFLTEQGVTKLRVTEWLCRNGFAGSPDSPCPGDGEEEEEDEAGADAADEAEAGASPCRGAQRPPRRRSALESFTVNLNEKAEKGGLDPLVGREEEICRMIQILCRRRKNNPLLVGEAGVGKTALAEGLAERIASGRVPCVLRNRVVRSLSLGGLVAGTKYRGDFEARIKALLDEVKAHPETILFIDEIHSVIGAGSSSNSQSLDAADLFKPALSDGSLSCIGATTYDEYRRIFEKDHAFSRRFQKVDVKEPSEEETFEILKGLRGRFEKFHGIAYSEEALRAAVKLSQRYISDRRLPDKAIDVIDEAGAAQRLLAPGDKPTVIGPGEIAATVSAMARVPVDAVSAGEAGRLKSLGESIRSAIYGQDEAVDAVVSAIRLSRSGLGGHDRPVGSFLFTGPTGVGKTELARQLARALGVELIRFDMSEYAEPHSVSRLIGAPPGYVGFEQGGLLTDAVAKQPYAVVLLDEIEKAHPDIFNVLLQVMDHGSLTDNNGRHADFRNVILIMTSNAGARLVSRNVIGFGEAGGAGDDTAEINRIFPPEFRNRLDAIVRFDPLGGELIAKIVDKLLAELSERLAAKKVRAVFTPALRAFLAEKGVDPRMGARPMRRLVQDRVERPLADELLFGRLQKGGCVTVGFQGGEVTLRFPQEGGAAPAARAKKALRA
- the cspD gene encoding cold shock domain-containing protein CspD codes for the protein MATGTVKWFNDAKGYGFITPDEKGEDLFAHFSAIKMDGFKSLKEGQRVTFDVVEGPKGKQAANITPAE